The genomic DNA CAAATCCGGAAGGACCAacaagcaaccaagtcatggtagtcGACAAAGCAAATCAGGTCCTAGACCAAGCTAGTCCTACCATGCAAGCAACCAAATAATCTGAACAAGTAAACTCCTATTTGAAGAAGAACTCTGAAGCCCGAATTCATCAAATGGTTTCAAACAAAGAACAAGCAAAAATTGAAGCGGCAGTCAAAACGGAAGAAGTCCAGGTTGATGAAAGCATTCCTAGCAAAAAGGTGAAAGTTGGGTCAGGACTCGAGGAATCTTTCAAGGATATATTAGTGTCCCTGCTCCGGGAGTACAAAGATGTTTTTTCCAGGAGCCCAAGAGACATGCCCGGACTACATaagtccatagcaatgcacagcttAGATGTCAACCCCAATAGGAAACCAGTCAAACAGAAGAGAAGGAATTTTGCCTCGGAAAGGCAAAAGGCCATAGACGAAGAAGTGGAGAAGCTACTCAAAtcaggaatcatcaaagaaatcaaatatcCGGAGTGGCTAGCTAATGTTGTTATGGTGAAGAAGTCCAAcggcaaatggagaatgtgtgtggactacactgATCTGAACGACGCATGCCTGAAGGACCCATACCCTCtcccaaatattgatcaattgatagatgccacctccgggcacatcatgctaagtttcatggacgccttctccggatacaaccagatcaagatgaaccCAAAGGACATACCTAAGAcagcattcataactcacagagcagtctaTGCTTATGTGATGCTGCCCTTCGGATTGACAAGCGCATGATCAACTTACCAAagagccatgaacaagatattcaagtcccagatTGGGAGGAACTTGGAGTGCTATGTGGACGATATGATTTCCAAATCAACAACTATACCAGGACATGTAGAAGATCTGAAGGAGTTCTTTGACAACCTAAGGAAGAACCAACTCAAACTGAAACCAGAGAAATGTATCTTCGGGGTAGGAGTAGGCAAGttcctaggattcatgatcagcaatAGGGGCATAGAAGCCAATCCGAAGAAAATAAAAGCTATTCAGGAGATGAGGGCTCCCAGGATCCAAAAAGATGTGCAAAAGCTAGCAGGATCCTTAGCAGCCCTCAGGAGATTTGTCTCAAAGCTAGCAGAGAGGTGCTTACCAttctttgatttactcaaaggagAAACCCACAAGAAAGAGGTAAAATGGAGTCCGGAGTTCCAAAAGGCATTTGAGGAAATCAAGTCATACCTCTctcagccaccagtcctaactaaagcccaaccaggagagcctctctacttatacCTGTCAGCAGGACCACAAGCTGTAGGAGCCGCCCTAATCAGGTAAGAGAATGGAAGACAACAACCGGTCTACTACGTCAGCCAAGTTCTTAAAGATGCGGAAATTAGATACCCATGACTGAAAAAGTTTGCCTTCGTCTTAGTCACATCTTCAAGAAAGCTCAGGCACTACTTCCAAGGAAGAGAAATCAGAGTGGTCACAAATCAGACCCTAAGGAAGATAATTCACAAGCCAGATGTCTCGGGAAGGCTTGTCAATTGGGCTGTGGAGGTGAGCTAGTTTAATTTAAGCTTCATTCCCAGGACTGCCATTAAAGCTCAATCActtgcagatttcataatcgaatgcaacttcccAGAAGAAGAATTGGAACCAATGAACAATGATCCGGAGACAAACAAAGAAGCAAATCTGGGAGCCTGGACCTTGAAagtagatggttcttcaacaagcgAAAGGTTGGGAGTCGGACTCATACTCAAAAGTCCTGAAGGATTCACGATTTAAACAGCTATATCTTTCGGCTTCCCCACAACAAATAATCAGGCATAATATGAGGCGTTGATTGCAGGACTAAAGCTCTCCAGGACTCTGTGATTCCAGGACttaaaaatctacagcgactcccagatagtggtcaagcaaaTAAATGGAGAATACATAGCAAAGGACCCTATTATGGCGAAGTACCAAGCACTGGTTCAAAGTTACTTAGCCTCAATACCAAACCATCAAGTCCTTCAGATATGtcgagaagaaaatgaagaagcggaTATTCTATTGAAATTAGTCCGGATTTCATCAGATCTGGACTGCTCAGTTTACTTCGAAGAACTCCACAAACCATTTATTGACTCCGGAGAAGTCTTGGAGATCGAAAGCAACCGGAACTGGATGACTCCCTTCATCAACTACTTGGAGAAAGGGGAGCTCCCGAAGGACAAAGGAAAAGCC from Apium graveolens cultivar Ventura chromosome 5, ASM990537v1, whole genome shotgun sequence includes the following:
- the LOC141660724 gene encoding uncharacterized protein LOC141660724, encoding MAKYQALVQSYLASIPNHQVLQICREENEEADILLKLVRISSDLDCSVYFEELHKPFIDSGEVLEIESNRNWMTPFINYLEKGELPKDKGKAQRLKAKAAKFFLEEGLLYRRTFSSPILKCVRPEEAKYCLAEVHEGIYEDHMTTKALAHKIIR